The following are encoded in a window of Rhizobium sp. 11515TR genomic DNA:
- a CDS encoding ABC transporter substrate-binding protein produces MKKISVLLAVTALASVMATSAWSKTLVYCSESSPEGFDPGLYTGGNTFDASSRTVYSRLVEFKHGSTEIEPGLAESWTVSPDGKEYIFKLRKGVKFQTTDFFTPTRDLNADDVIFSISRQLGSDSPWAKYVAGGTYEYADGMGFPKLIKSIDKVDDLTVKFVLNRPEAPFLADLAMDFASILSKEYADKLQADGKMEQMNQQPLGTGAFTFVAYQPDAVIRYKANETYFKGKEKIDDLVFAITPDASVRAQKLKSGECNIMPYPNAADIKDLKADKNLKVLEQAGLNVSYLAYNTLVAPFDKVEVRKAINMAVNKQAIVDAVFQGSAKVATNPIPPTMWSYNKDIKDDAFNPEEAKKLLEKAGVKDLSMKIWAMPVSRPYMLNARRAAELMQADLAKIGVKAEIVTYDWAQYLKLSSAKDRDGAAILGWTGDNGDPDNFLDTLLGCDAVGGNNRAQWCNKEFDDLVKKAKQTADVKERTKLYEEAQVIFKREAPWMTIDHSEEFIPMTKNVSGYHQDPVGVHRFDGVDIAE; encoded by the coding sequence CGGAAAGCTCGCCGGAAGGTTTCGATCCGGGTCTCTACACGGGTGGCAACACTTTCGACGCTTCGTCGCGCACGGTCTATAGCCGTCTCGTCGAGTTCAAGCATGGCAGCACCGAGATCGAGCCGGGCCTGGCTGAAAGCTGGACCGTGTCTCCGGACGGCAAGGAATACATCTTCAAGCTGCGTAAAGGCGTGAAGTTCCAGACCACCGACTTCTTCACGCCGACGCGTGACCTCAATGCTGATGACGTGATCTTCTCGATCAGCCGTCAGCTGGGCTCGGACAGCCCCTGGGCAAAGTATGTCGCCGGCGGTACCTACGAATACGCCGATGGCATGGGCTTCCCGAAGCTCATAAAGTCGATCGACAAGGTTGACGACCTCACCGTCAAGTTCGTGCTGAACCGTCCGGAAGCTCCCTTCCTCGCCGACCTGGCCATGGACTTCGCTTCCATCCTGTCGAAGGAATATGCCGACAAGCTTCAGGCCGATGGCAAGATGGAGCAGATGAACCAGCAGCCGCTCGGCACTGGCGCATTCACTTTCGTTGCCTACCAGCCGGATGCCGTCATCCGCTACAAGGCAAACGAAACCTATTTCAAGGGCAAGGAAAAGATCGACGATCTCGTCTTCGCTATCACTCCGGACGCTTCCGTCCGCGCGCAGAAGCTGAAGTCGGGCGAGTGCAATATCATGCCTTACCCGAATGCGGCCGATATCAAGGACCTCAAGGCTGACAAGAACCTCAAGGTTCTTGAGCAGGCCGGTCTGAATGTTTCCTACCTCGCCTACAACACGCTGGTTGCTCCGTTCGACAAGGTCGAAGTGCGCAAGGCGATCAACATGGCCGTCAACAAGCAGGCCATCGTCGATGCCGTCTTCCAGGGCTCTGCCAAGGTAGCGACGAACCCGATCCCGCCGACCATGTGGTCCTACAACAAGGACATCAAGGACGACGCCTTCAATCCGGAAGAAGCCAAGAAGCTGCTTGAGAAGGCTGGCGTCAAGGATCTCAGCATGAAGATCTGGGCCATGCCGGTTTCGCGTCCGTACATGCTGAACGCGCGGCGCGCTGCCGAGCTGATGCAGGCAGACCTCGCCAAGATCGGCGTCAAGGCCGAGATCGTCACCTATGACTGGGCCCAGTACCTGAAGCTCTCCTCCGCCAAGGACCGTGACGGTGCGGCCATCCTCGGCTGGACCGGTGACAATGGCGACCCGGACAACTTCCTTGACACGCTTCTCGGCTGCGATGCCGTTGGCGGCAACAACCGTGCACAGTGGTGCAACAAGGAATTCGACGATCTGGTGAAGAAGGCCAAGCAGACGGCTGACGTCAAGGAGCGCACCAAGCTCTACGAAGAAGCCCAGGTTATCTTCAAGCGTGAAGCACCCTGGATGACCATCGACCATTCGGAAGAATTCATCCCGATGACGAAGAATGTCTCCGGCTACCATCAGGACCCGGTCGGCGTTCACCGCTTCGATGGCGTCGATATCGCCGAATAA
- a CDS encoding NAD(P)/FAD-dependent oxidoreductase, translating to MTKDAIVLGAGIVGVSTAIHLQRRGRQVVLVDRQPPGRGTSFGNAGLIQREGVVPYGFPQQFGLLLRYAFNNRIDAHYHLRALPAQIAFLARYWWNSNTKRHEMISRAYAPLIEHSVSEHNDLIEASHAEELIRKNGWMELFRSNEKRDAEFAEAERLNREFGIGYDALSSAEIASAEPHLRGSFAGALRWRDPWSVLDPHGLTAAYRRYFESIGGRVTTGDAVSLGMAGSAWRMVTAEGSIEAEDVIVALGPWADIVTKRFGYAFPLGVKRGYHMHYAAEGNAVLNNWMLDAERGYLLAPMSRGIRLTTGAEFALRDAPKTPVQLDRAEAVARTTFPLGERLDPEPWMGARPCTPDMMPIIGKAPRHNGLWFAFGHAHHGLTLGPVTGRVLAELITGETPFIDISAYAPSRFAP from the coding sequence ATGACAAAGGACGCAATCGTTCTCGGCGCAGGCATCGTCGGTGTTTCGACGGCAATCCATCTGCAGCGGCGGGGACGGCAAGTCGTCCTCGTCGATCGGCAGCCACCGGGCCGTGGGACCTCGTTCGGCAATGCCGGCCTCATCCAGCGCGAGGGCGTGGTGCCCTATGGCTTTCCTCAGCAATTCGGTCTGCTGCTGCGCTATGCCTTCAACAACCGCATCGACGCACATTACCATCTGCGCGCCCTGCCGGCGCAGATCGCCTTTCTTGCCCGCTATTGGTGGAACTCCAATACCAAGCGCCATGAGATGATTTCGCGTGCCTATGCGCCGCTGATCGAACATTCCGTCAGCGAGCACAATGACCTCATCGAAGCCTCGCACGCCGAGGAGCTCATTCGCAAGAACGGCTGGATGGAGCTGTTCCGCTCGAACGAGAAGCGGGATGCCGAGTTTGCCGAGGCGGAGCGCCTCAACCGCGAATTCGGCATCGGCTATGACGCGCTGAGCAGCGCGGAGATCGCAAGTGCCGAGCCGCATCTGAGAGGCAGCTTTGCCGGAGCACTTCGCTGGCGCGATCCCTGGTCGGTGCTGGACCCGCACGGATTGACGGCGGCCTATCGGCGATATTTCGAAAGCATTGGCGGCCGTGTGACGACCGGGGATGCCGTCTCGCTCGGCATGGCAGGTTCGGCGTGGAGAATGGTGACGGCGGAGGGATCGATCGAGGCGGAGGATGTCATCGTCGCACTCGGCCCGTGGGCTGATATCGTCACGAAACGCTTCGGCTACGCTTTCCCGCTCGGCGTCAAGCGCGGCTACCACATGCATTACGCCGCCGAGGGCAATGCCGTTCTCAACAACTGGATGCTGGATGCCGAGCGCGGCTATCTGCTGGCGCCGATGAGCCGGGGCATCCGGCTGACGACTGGCGCCGAATTCGCCTTGCGCGATGCTCCAAAGACACCGGTCCAGCTCGACCGTGCCGAAGCCGTCGCGCGCACCACCTTCCCGCTCGGCGAGCGGCTCGATCCGGAACCCTGGATGGGCGCCCGCCCGTGCACGCCCGACATGATGCCCATTATCGGCAAGGCGCCGCGCCACAACGGCCTATGGTTCGCCTTCGGCCATGCCCATCATGGATTGACGCTCGGCCCGGTGACCGGCCGCGTACTTGCAGAGCTCATCACCGGCGAGACGCCGTTCATCGATATTTCGGCTTATGCTCCTAGCAGGTTTGCGCCCTAA
- a CDS encoding type III polyketide synthase, with translation MTDTVKLLSLAVATPDNIILQTDAAETAGRLFSDRFQDFKYLARVFGSTGIRRRHVARPLFWFEEPHGWQDRMAAYTEVASELFRRSATAALQRAGLEAGEVGCIVTASSTGLATPSLEARLAGEMGFRPDIERVPIFGLGCAAGVSGLAVAAKMARSRPGAVVLFVAIELCSLAFRLDELTRPNIIATALFGDGAAACALRAGESGIAEIESTGEHLFPDSLGIMGWKIDDTGFGIILEQSLPVFAETHLRRAVAGILERSRLLISDVDRFICHPGGAKVLSALEKSLGLEEGSLDIEREVIGDYGNMSSPTVLFVLERVIAAGLPERSALLAMGPGFSASCMTLKRVA, from the coding sequence GTGACCGATACCGTCAAACTTCTAAGCCTTGCCGTCGCAACGCCCGACAACATCATCCTCCAGACCGACGCTGCCGAGACGGCGGGCCGTCTGTTCTCGGACCGTTTTCAGGATTTCAAATATCTCGCGCGCGTGTTCGGGAGCACCGGCATTCGCAGGCGCCATGTGGCGCGCCCCCTCTTCTGGTTCGAAGAGCCGCATGGCTGGCAGGATCGCATGGCTGCCTATACTGAGGTGGCCTCCGAGCTTTTCCGCCGTTCTGCAACAGCAGCGCTACAGCGGGCCGGTCTCGAGGCCGGAGAGGTCGGCTGCATCGTCACGGCGTCGTCCACAGGGCTTGCGACGCCGAGCCTCGAGGCACGGCTTGCGGGCGAGATGGGCTTTCGTCCGGATATCGAGCGCGTGCCGATCTTTGGGCTCGGCTGTGCTGCCGGCGTATCCGGCCTTGCCGTTGCGGCGAAAATGGCAAGAAGCCGGCCAGGCGCCGTCGTACTCTTCGTCGCGATCGAACTCTGCTCGCTTGCCTTTCGGCTGGACGAGCTGACTCGGCCCAACATTATAGCCACCGCGCTGTTCGGCGATGGAGCCGCGGCCTGCGCGCTCCGCGCTGGCGAAAGCGGCATTGCGGAAATCGAGTCGACCGGCGAACATCTTTTCCCCGACAGCCTCGGCATCATGGGCTGGAAGATCGACGATACCGGTTTTGGCATCATCCTCGAACAATCGCTGCCGGTCTTCGCCGAAACGCATCTGAGGCGCGCGGTTGCCGGCATTCTGGAGCGATCCAGGCTTTTGATCTCCGATGTCGACCGCTTCATCTGCCATCCCGGCGGCGCCAAGGTGCTGTCGGCCCTCGAGAAGTCGCTCGGTCTTGAAGAAGGTTCGCTCGATATCGAGCGCGAGGTGATCGGCGACTATGGCAACATGTCCTCTCCCACCGTACTGTTCGTGCTGGAGCGGGTGATTGCGGCCGGCTTGCCGGAGCGTTCCGCCCTACTCGCCATGGGGCCGGGATTTTCGGCAAGCTGCATGACGCTGAAGAGGGTTGCGTGA
- a CDS encoding ABC transporter permease subunit codes for MLRFFFSRLAVLIPTFLGVSIVAFSFIRLLPGDPVMLLSGERVMSPERHAQISHDLGYDQPMIVQYGKYIWSALHGDLGTSITTKRDVLTDFLTFFPATLELSICAIILAICLGIPAGVFAAVKRGTWFDQSVMGVALVGYSMPIFWWGLLLIIVFNGYLHWTPVSGRIGLIYFFKPITGFMLIDSLLSGQKGAFWSAFNSLILPTVVLGTIPLAVIARQTRSAMLEVLGEDYVRTARSKGLSPLRVVSVHALRNAMIPVVTTIGLQVGVLLGGAILTESIFSWPGIGKWMIDAVFKRDYPVVQGGLLLIAGIVMLVNLAVDLLYGFVNPRIRH; via the coding sequence ATGTTGCGATTTTTTTTCAGCCGCCTTGCGGTTCTGATCCCGACATTCCTCGGCGTATCGATCGTCGCCTTCTCCTTCATCCGCCTGCTTCCCGGCGATCCTGTCATGCTGCTGTCGGGCGAGCGCGTCATGTCGCCGGAACGCCATGCGCAGATCTCGCACGATCTCGGCTACGACCAGCCGATGATCGTCCAGTACGGCAAATATATCTGGAGCGCCCTGCACGGCGATCTCGGCACGTCGATCACGACAAAGCGCGACGTGCTGACCGACTTCTTGACCTTCTTCCCGGCAACGCTTGAGCTGTCGATCTGCGCGATAATCCTGGCGATCTGTCTTGGCATCCCGGCCGGCGTTTTTGCCGCCGTCAAGCGTGGTACCTGGTTCGACCAGAGCGTCATGGGCGTCGCCCTCGTCGGCTATTCCATGCCGATCTTCTGGTGGGGCCTGCTGCTCATCATCGTCTTTAACGGCTATCTGCACTGGACGCCGGTTTCCGGCCGCATCGGCCTCATCTATTTCTTCAAGCCGATCACCGGCTTCATGCTGATCGATAGCCTGCTCTCCGGCCAGAAGGGCGCCTTCTGGTCCGCGTTCAATTCGCTGATCCTGCCGACCGTCGTGCTCGGCACCATCCCGCTGGCCGTCATCGCCCGCCAGACGCGCTCCGCCATGCTGGAAGTGCTCGGCGAGGATTACGTGCGCACGGCCCGTTCCAAGGGCCTGTCGCCGCTGCGTGTCGTTTCCGTCCATGCGCTGCGCAACGCCATGATCCCCGTGGTCACCACGATCGGCCTGCAGGTCGGCGTGCTGCTCGGCGGCGCCATCCTGACGGAAAGCATCTTCTCCTGGCCGGGTATCGGCAAATGGATGATCGATGCGGTCTTCAAGCGCGATTATCCGGTGGTGCAGGGCGGCCTGCTGCTGATCGCCGGCATCGTTATGCTCGTCAATCTTGCTGTCGACTTGCTCTACGGCTTCGTCAATCCACGCATTCGTCACTAG
- a CDS encoding isoprenylcysteine carboxyl methyltransferase family protein, with amino-acid sequence MLWPSIALLTFVTLQRLAELIYARHNTTALLARGAREHAPEHYPFMVAMHAAWLIGLWFLAIGRPVDPVWFVLFMVLQAMRLWVLTTLKDRWTTRIIVLPGAALVTKGPYRFLSHPNYAVVVGEIAVLPLAFGMPLYAAIFSLLNGIILAIRIRAENACLQQSTT; translated from the coding sequence ATGCTGTGGCCATCGATCGCACTTCTGACCTTCGTGACGCTGCAGCGGCTGGCGGAGCTCATCTATGCCAGGCACAATACCACAGCGCTCCTTGCCCGCGGCGCTCGGGAACATGCGCCGGAGCATTATCCCTTCATGGTGGCGATGCACGCGGCCTGGCTGATCGGATTGTGGTTCTTAGCCATCGGCCGGCCGGTCGATCCCGTCTGGTTCGTGCTGTTCATGGTGCTGCAGGCAATGCGCCTCTGGGTGCTGACGACACTCAAGGATCGTTGGACGACGCGCATCATCGTATTGCCCGGCGCCGCTCTCGTGACCAAAGGTCCCTATCGCTTCCTCAGCCATCCCAACTATGCCGTTGTCGTCGGCGAGATCGCCGTCTTGCCGCTCGCTTTTGGCATGCCGCTTTATGCCGCGATCTTTTCGCTGCTCAACGGCATCATTCTTGCGATCCGCATCCGCGCCGAAAACGCCTGCCTCCAACAGAGTACGACCTGA
- a CDS encoding RNA polymerase sigma factor yields MPVARGAISAYSLTATEPPKRSAVSGPANAAEDAIASEEDIRAGLSRHLTRLWRYGVVLSRQRDVADDLVQATCVRALERAAQFTAGTRLDRWLFAILHSIWLNEVRSRRVRMGQGFVEADETLVFDGAQETETRVLAGQVLERVQALPEAQRTAVFLAYVEGLSYREVAEILDVPIGTVMSRLAAARTKLADGMGAMADGNASGGGRLGNGNE; encoded by the coding sequence ATGCCGGTCGCTCGTGGTGCTATTTCTGCTTATAGTCTGACAGCAACGGAGCCGCCGAAAAGGTCGGCGGTTTCCGGACCTGCGAATGCCGCGGAGGATGCCATAGCGAGCGAAGAGGATATCAGGGCAGGCCTGTCGCGGCACCTGACGCGGTTGTGGCGCTATGGCGTGGTGCTGTCGCGCCAACGCGACGTGGCGGATGATCTGGTGCAGGCGACCTGCGTCAGAGCTTTGGAGCGGGCGGCGCAGTTTACCGCCGGCACGAGGCTGGACCGCTGGCTGTTTGCCATCCTTCATTCGATCTGGCTGAACGAGGTCCGTTCGCGCCGCGTGCGCATGGGGCAGGGCTTCGTCGAAGCCGACGAGACGCTCGTATTTGACGGCGCACAGGAAACCGAAACGCGTGTTCTCGCCGGCCAGGTCTTGGAGCGCGTGCAGGCATTGCCGGAAGCACAGCGCACAGCCGTGTTCCTGGCCTATGTCGAGGGGCTTTCCTATCGTGAAGTGGCCGAAATTCTTGATGTGCCGATCGGCACCGTCATGAGCCGATTGGCGGCAGCGCGGACGAAACTTGCGGATGGTATGGGGGCGATGGCCGACGGAAATGCGTCCGGAGGTGGGCGACTGGGGAATGGAAATGAGTGA
- a CDS encoding peptide ABC transporter ATP-binding protein, which produces MTGAVLEGRDLARFYTVKRGTFKPEATVKALNGVSFSLQSGRTLAVVGESGCGKSTLARLVTMIENPTAGELLIDGKPARLGDRSLRSAVQIVFQNPYGSLNPRQKVGSILEEPLKINTDDDAATRRRKAEEMMARVGLRPEHYDRYPHMFSGGQRQRIAIARALMLRPKVLVLDEPVSALDLSIQAQVLNLLMDLQKEMGLAYLFISHGLSVVRHIADDVMVMYLGRPVETGTAEEVFNRPRHPYTAALLSATPIADPEREKNRIRLQGELPSPLNPPKGCHFNPRCWRAQDKCRQVEPELAGEGTHKFSCFFPLD; this is translated from the coding sequence ATGACCGGCGCTGTTCTCGAAGGGCGCGATCTCGCCCGATTCTACACCGTCAAGCGCGGCACCTTCAAACCGGAAGCGACGGTCAAGGCGCTAAACGGCGTCAGCTTCAGCCTGCAGTCGGGCCGCACGCTCGCCGTTGTGGGCGAATCCGGCTGCGGCAAGTCGACGCTTGCCCGCCTGGTGACGATGATCGAAAATCCGACGGCTGGCGAGCTGCTGATCGACGGCAAGCCCGCCAGGCTCGGCGACCGCAGCCTGCGCAGTGCGGTGCAGATCGTGTTCCAGAACCCCTATGGCTCGCTCAATCCGCGCCAGAAGGTCGGCTCCATCCTGGAGGAACCGCTGAAGATCAACACTGACGACGACGCTGCCACTCGCCGCCGCAAGGCGGAGGAGATGATGGCGCGTGTGGGCCTGCGCCCGGAGCATTATGATCGCTATCCGCATATGTTCTCCGGCGGCCAGCGCCAGCGTATCGCCATTGCACGTGCCCTGATGCTGAGGCCGAAGGTGCTGGTGCTTGACGAGCCGGTCTCCGCGCTCGATTTGTCGATCCAGGCACAGGTGCTGAACCTTTTGATGGACCTGCAGAAAGAGATGGGGCTTGCCTATCTCTTCATCTCGCATGGTCTTTCCGTCGTGCGCCATATCGCCGATGACGTGATGGTTATGTATCTCGGCCGCCCGGTCGAAACCGGCACGGCGGAGGAAGTCTTCAACAGGCCGCGCCATCCCTATACGGCCGCCCTCCTGTCGGCGACGCCGATAGCCGATCCGGAGCGCGAGAAGAATCGCATCCGCCTGCAGGGCGAGCTGCCGTCGCCGCTCAACCCGCCGAAGGGCTGCCACTTCAACCCGCGTTGCTGGCGCGCCCAGGACAAGTGCCGTCAGGTCGAACCGGAACTGGCGGGCGAAGGTACGCATAAATTTTCCTGTTTCTTTCCGCTGGATTGA
- a CDS encoding ABC transporter permease subunit: MSTVSVKTDRPSALAEFWYYFSRNKGAVIGLAIFIFVLLLAIFASVVAPHNPDVAYGSDMQRLPPAWAEGGNTSFLLGTDANGRDLLSRLIYGTRFSLFIGLVVASLSALAGILIGLVAGYVRGRTDTIIMRIMDIILAVPSLLLALVLVAILGPGLTNAMIAISIVNQPHFVRLTRASVMAERDKEYVIASRVAGAGPLRLMFKTILPNCLGPLIVQATLAFSSAILDAAALGFLGQGAQPPTPEWGTMLADSREFFQSNPWLVTFPGLCILITVLAINLMGDGLRDAFDPKLKRS, translated from the coding sequence ATGAGCACGGTAAGCGTCAAGACCGATCGTCCTTCCGCTCTCGCGGAGTTCTGGTACTATTTTTCTCGCAACAAGGGCGCCGTCATCGGCCTCGCGATCTTCATCTTCGTCCTGCTGCTGGCGATCTTCGCCAGCGTCGTGGCACCTCATAATCCCGATGTTGCCTATGGCAGCGACATGCAGCGACTGCCGCCGGCTTGGGCAGAAGGCGGTAACACCAGCTTCCTGCTCGGCACCGATGCCAACGGCCGCGATCTTCTGTCGCGCCTCATCTACGGCACGCGGTTCTCGCTGTTCATCGGCCTGGTGGTTGCCTCGCTTTCGGCGCTGGCCGGCATCCTGATCGGCCTCGTGGCCGGTTATGTTCGCGGCCGCACCGATACGATTATCATGCGTATCATGGACATCATCCTCGCGGTCCCCTCCCTGCTGCTCGCCCTGGTGCTGGTGGCTATCCTCGGACCGGGCCTGACCAATGCGATGATCGCGATCTCCATCGTCAACCAGCCGCATTTCGTTCGTCTGACCCGCGCTTCGGTCATGGCCGAGCGCGACAAGGAATATGTCATCGCCTCGCGTGTTGCCGGCGCCGGTCCGCTGCGGCTGATGTTCAAGACGATCCTGCCGAACTGTCTCGGCCCGCTGATCGTTCAGGCGACACTGGCATTCTCATCCGCCATTCTTGATGCCGCTGCCCTCGGCTTCCTCGGCCAGGGCGCCCAGCCGCCGACGCCGGAATGGGGCACGATGCTGGCGGATTCGCGTGAATTCTTCCAGAGCAACCCTTGGCTCGTTACTTTCCCCGGTCTCTGCATCCTGATCACGGTTCTCGCCATCAATCTGATGGGCGACGGCCTGCGCGATGCCTTCGACCCGAAGCTGAAGAGGTCGTAA
- a CDS encoding gluconokinase produces the protein MNEQSKAPLAIIVMGVSGSGKSSIGEGVAAQLGIHFIEGDALHPAANVEKMSKGIPLTDEDRWPWLEKIGQEIAASIEKDEGVVVTCSALKRVYRERLRASAGGHLYFIYLEGSKELLTKRMGERKGHFMPTSLLESQLQTLEVPTGEPGVVTVDIDATIEEIVDASVRSLKAIL, from the coding sequence ATGAATGAACAATCCAAGGCACCCCTCGCCATCATCGTCATGGGCGTCAGCGGCAGCGGCAAATCTTCGATCGGCGAGGGCGTGGCTGCTCAGCTTGGCATCCATTTCATCGAAGGCGACGCGCTGCATCCGGCCGCTAACGTCGAGAAGATGAGCAAGGGCATCCCCCTGACGGACGAGGATCGTTGGCCCTGGCTCGAAAAGATTGGTCAGGAAATTGCGGCAAGCATCGAGAAAGACGAGGGCGTTGTCGTTACCTGCTCGGCGCTGAAGCGCGTCTATCGCGAACGCCTGCGGGCATCTGCCGGTGGCCATCTCTATTTCATCTATCTCGAAGGCTCGAAGGAGCTGCTGACGAAGCGCATGGGCGAGCGCAAGGGGCATTTCATGCCGACTTCGCTGCTCGAAAGCCAATTGCAGACGCTGGAAGTACCGACCGGTGAGCCTGGCGTCGTCACCGTCGATATCGATGCCACGATCGAGGAGATCGTCGATGCTTCTGTCAGAAGCTTGAAAGCAATTCTTTAG
- a CDS encoding tetratricopeptide repeat protein, giving the protein MTTKAFRLASIALGASLTFGAFAVPVFAAGDDSSTTPTCKKGEIYDQKAKKCVKQQSANVTDENRADYAYSLAKKDHRYEEALAVLDTMKNPNTAEALNYRGYVTRKLGRTDEGISYYRKSVAMDPKYTLVREYLGEAYVIKGQMDLAKDQLNTIKTLCGNTSCEEYRDLHAAIMNPSSL; this is encoded by the coding sequence ATGACGACCAAAGCATTTCGCCTGGCTTCCATCGCCCTCGGCGCAAGCCTGACCTTCGGCGCTTTCGCCGTTCCCGTCTTCGCCGCCGGCGACGATTCCAGCACGACGCCGACCTGCAAGAAGGGCGAGATCTACGATCAGAAGGCGAAGAAGTGCGTCAAGCAGCAGAGCGCCAATGTCACCGACGAAAACCGCGCCGACTACGCCTATTCGCTCGCCAAGAAGGATCATCGCTACGAGGAAGCCCTAGCCGTTCTCGACACGATGAAGAACCCGAATACGGCAGAAGCGCTGAACTATCGCGGCTATGTTACCCGCAAGCTCGGTCGCACGGACGAAGGCATTTCCTATTACCGGAAGTCTGTCGCCATGGATCCGAAGTACACGCTGGTTCGTGAATATCTCGGCGAAGCCTACGTCATCAAGGGCCAGATGGACCTCGCCAAGGATCAGCTGAACACGATCAAGACGCTCTGCGGCAATACGAGCTGCGAGGAATATCGCGATCTTCACGCCGCGATCATGAATCCGTCCAGCCTGTGA
- a CDS encoding ABC transporter ATP-binding protein, with protein sequence MALLDIENLSVEFQTSSGLFRAVDGVSLKCDKGEILSIVGESGSGKSVSMLAMMGLLPWTAKITADRMMFDGKDLRGISSRQRRKIIGKDMAMIFQEPMSSLNPCFTVGFQLGETLRIHMGLDRKARRERSIELLNLVGIPAPEDRLSNFPHQMSGGMSQRVMIAMALACNPKLLIADEPTTALDVTIQAQILDLLVRLQREQGMALVLITHDMGVVAETAERVQVQYAGQKVEEQPVKALFRDPHHPYTAALLSALPERAEVGERLPSIAGVVPGQHDRPRGCLFAPRCSFATPECDKGVKRQGSELGLTLCNYPLEHGKPLGHPGIAVTQKAGGAA encoded by the coding sequence ATGGCACTCCTCGATATCGAAAACCTATCCGTTGAATTCCAGACCTCGTCCGGCCTGTTCCGGGCGGTCGATGGCGTCTCGCTGAAATGCGACAAGGGTGAAATCCTGTCGATCGTCGGCGAATCCGGTTCCGGAAAATCCGTATCCATGCTTGCCATGATGGGTCTTCTGCCTTGGACGGCGAAGATCACCGCCGATCGCATGATGTTCGATGGCAAGGATCTGCGCGGCATCTCCTCGCGTCAGCGCCGCAAGATTATCGGCAAGGATATGGCGATGATCTTCCAGGAGCCGATGTCGAGCCTTAATCCGTGCTTCACAGTCGGCTTCCAGCTCGGCGAGACCTTGCGCATCCATATGGGGCTTGACCGCAAGGCGCGTCGCGAACGCTCGATCGAGCTTCTGAATCTGGTCGGCATTCCCGCGCCCGAGGATCGGCTGTCGAACTTCCCGCATCAGATGTCCGGCGGCATGAGCCAGCGCGTCATGATCGCCATGGCGCTCGCCTGCAATCCGAAGTTGCTGATCGCCGACGAGCCGACCACCGCGCTCGACGTGACGATCCAGGCGCAGATCCTCGATCTGCTCGTGCGCCTGCAGCGGGAGCAGGGCATGGCGCTCGTGCTCATCACCCACGATATGGGCGTCGTTGCCGAAACGGCGGAGCGCGTGCAGGTGCAATATGCCGGCCAAAAGGTCGAGGAGCAGCCGGTCAAGGCGCTGTTCCGCGATCCGCATCATCCCTATACGGCAGCCCTTCTTTCGGCTCTGCCTGAGCGTGCCGAAGTCGGCGAGCGCCTGCCGTCGATTGCTGGCGTCGTTCCCGGTCAGCATGATCGTCCCAGAGGCTGTCTCTTTGCGCCCCGTTGCTCCTTCGCAACGCCGGAATGCGACAAGGGCGTCAAGCGCCAGGGTAGCGAACTCGGCCTGACCCTTTGCAACTATCCGCTGGAACATGGCAAGCCGCTCGGACATCCCGGCATTGCCGTCACGCAAAAAGCAGGAGGTGCCGCATGA